One Ahaetulla prasina isolate Xishuangbanna chromosome 10, ASM2864084v1, whole genome shotgun sequence genomic region harbors:
- the LOC131204512 gene encoding uncharacterized protein K02A2.6-like, with translation NLPSLLGLDWFRVLGMGITGVHSVGDNQKDELLREFEDIFQDSLGKYVGTPISFNLDPQIAPIRLKARRVPFALKPKIDRELDKLVNQGILVPVDHAKWETPIVTPVKPDGSVHICADYKATLNKALQKSVYPVPIVQHLFALLPVDNETAEAQTIVTHRGVFKCARLQFGVSVAPGLFQNLMEQLLQGLPGVVPYFDDVLISSTDWGELRVKLWKRGWPMTPGERFKQFTKKHSELSVQGGCLLWGDRVVIPEKLRGHVLELLHVGHPGIVRMKSLARRYVWWSQMDKDISDRVGKCQACQESRPLPPTAPIREWEKPQGPWSRIHIDFAGPFHGQTFLIVVDAYSKWLEIILMKTTTAEAVITVLRRLFVTHGLPDTIVSDNGPQFTATQFEGYLAREGIRHALSAPFHPAMNGLAERFVRSA, from the exons aacctgcccagcttgctgggtctCGACTGGTTCCGAGTCTtgggaatgggcatcaccggGGTTCACAGCGTCGGTGACAACCAGAAGGATGAATTGTTGCGGGAATTCGAGGacatttttcaagacagcctgggcaagtacgtggggacccccatttcattcaatttagacccccagataGCTCCGATTAGGCTAAAAGCAAGAAGGGTTCCGTTCGCGCTCAAACCCAAAATAGatagggaattagacaaactagtaaaccagggaatcctagtcccagtcgaccatgcaaaatgggagacgccaatagtgaccccagtaaaaccagacggATCTGTccatatttgtgctgactataaggcaacgcttaacaaagcattgcaaaagagtgtgtaccctgtccccatcgtacaacatttgtttgcactc ttaccagttgacaacgaaacggccgaagcacagacaattgtcacacacaggGGCGTTTTTAAATGcgctcgacttcagttcggagttagtgtagcccctgggttattccaaaacctcatggaacagctcctacagggtctaccaggagtagtcccatattttgacgatgtgttAATATCATCCACAGATTGGGGAGAATTAAGGGTCAAATTGTGGAAg aggggatggccaatGACACCAGGAGAACGATTTAAACAGTTTACCAAAAAGCAttcagaactgtcggtacaaggggggtgtctgttatggggggacagagtggttattccagagaaattacgagggcatgttttggaactattgcatgtgggccacccagggattgtgaggatgaaaagcctagcgagaaggtATGTGTGGTGGtcacaaatggacaaagacattagcgaccgggtagggaaatgccaagcttgccaggaatcaaggccactacccccaacagcccccataagggaatgggaaaaaccccagggtccttggtctaggatccacatagattttgccgggcccttccatgggcaaaccttcttaattgtggtagatgcctactcgaagtggttggaaattatactcatgaaaaccacaacagctgaggccgtaatcacagtattgcggcgactatttgtgacacacgggctgcccgacaccatagtgtctgataatggcccacaattcacggccactcagtttgaggggtacttggccagagagggcatccgacatgccctctcggcacctttccacccggcgatgaatggacttgcagaacgtttcgtgcgcagtgcc